In Malus sylvestris chromosome 15, drMalSylv7.2, whole genome shotgun sequence, a single genomic region encodes these proteins:
- the LOC126601664 gene encoding uncharacterized protein LOC126601664 isoform X1 → MPPRRERRESRRTSEPNFPDITQLGEAMAQALQNVIRPPPPPRTPLETMYNLKLDRFMGNESHEGAEKWLDHIEKTFQVMQSQGNLPANRWVETTTWFLGREPAAWWMNQARYMSPETAADWKVFKEHFMKRFVPPEYIDRKKQEFTRLKQRNMSAHEYYRKFTDLSRYDTDTAGNQGEMLRRFKLGSKKKWRTFANALPCADYHEYFEILVRMEDSDNLPDSEDDEDKNEGQKKNDKGKGISIPGPRQTQSFKKSGASSSSSSGGYSFTGPRRGGGRFSGGPRFQGQRDAGGSGAPWCRRCNSRHHGECRRGSGACFTCGQMGHRASQCPQGQQRPQQTNMPPPAPVQQSFGPGGYGQPSRGGAYHYQGDAAPYASGPYQYSQEPYPQAGYSQDFRGYSSYSSMPAGGSQWHQGGQPRQGEVATGGAGSSRQPSQPGQGRNPQGRGNQGNRGRGGRQQAQGRINHISLQEAQNHPDLIMVVSHIGETYPEDDRIQGRHGGYDPSTYQF, encoded by the exons atgccgcctcgtagagagcgtaGAGAGTCCCGCCGTACTTCTGAACCTAATTTCCCGGATATTACTCAGTTAGGGGAAGCGATGGCCCAGGCTTTACAGAATGTGATTCGTCCTCCCCCTCCTCCGAGGACACCTCTGGAGACCATGTACAACTTGAAGTTAGATCGGTTTATGGGTAATGAAAGTCATGAGGGGGCAGAGAAATGGCTTGATCATATTGAGAAAACTTTccaggtgatgcagagtcaggggaatctcCCTGCTAATAGGTGGGTGGAGACCACCACTTGGTTTCTGGGTCGTGAACCAGCAGCATGGTGGATGAATCAGGCTAGGTATATGTCACCTGAGACGGCAGCCGACTGGAAAGTGTTCAAAGAGCATTTTATGAAGAGATTTGTCCCTCCTGAGTATATTGACCGTAAGAAGCAGGAATTCACCAGGTTGAAACAGAGAAATATGTCGGCACATGagtattatagaaagtttactgatttgtctcgttatgacactgatacagctggtaatcagggaGAGATGCTTCGACGTTTCAAGTTGGGATCTAAGAAGAAGTGGCGTACCTTTGCCAATGCACTCCCCTGCGCTGATTATCATGAATATTTCGAGATTCTGGTTAGGATGGAGGACTCTGATAATCTCCCTGACAGTGAGGATGACGAGGACAAGAATGAGGGTCAGAAGAAGAATGACAAAGGTAAGGGTATTTCTATTCCTGGACCTCGACAGACTCAGAGTTTTAAGAAGAGTGGAGcgagttcgagttcttctagTGGGGGATATAGTTTTACTGGCCCGAGGAGAGGTGGTGGAAGATTTTCTGGTGGACCCAGATTTCAGGGTCAGAGGGATGCTGGTGGATCTGGCGCTCCATGGTGCCGCCGTTGTAACTCCCGTCACCATGGTGAGTGTAGGAGAGGTTCTGGGGCTTGTTTTACGTGTGGGCAGATGGGACATCGGGCTTCTCAGTGCCCCCAGGGTCAGCAGAGACCGCAGCAGACTAATATGCCACCTCCAGCACCAGTTCAGCAGAGTTTTGGACCGGGTGGTTATGGCCAGCCGAGTCGTGGTGGTGCCTACCACTATCAGGGGGATGCTGCTCCGTATGCTTCCGGACCTTATCAGTATTCTCAGGAGCCTTATCCTCAGGCAGGGTATTCTCAGGATTTTAGAGGTTATTCTTCTTATTCCTCTATGCCAGCTGGTGGATCGCAGTGGCATCAGGGAGGCCAGCCCCGTCAGGGGGAAGTTGCTACTGGTGGTGCAGGATCATCCAGGCAGCCTAGTCAGCCAGGCCAGGGACGTAATCCTCAGGGACGAGGTAATCAGGGCAATAGAGGCCGAGGTGGACGACAGCAGGCTCAAGGGCGAATTAATCATATTTCTTTGCAGGAggctcagaaccatccagacttgattatgg ttgtttcgcatataggtgagacgtatcccgaggacgaccgcatccagggacgccacgggggttacgacccgtcgacttatca gttctag
- the LOC126601664 gene encoding uncharacterized protein LOC126601664 isoform X2, translating to MPPRRERRESRRTSEPNFPDITQLGEAMAQALQNVIRPPPPPRTPLETMYNLKLDRFMGNESHEGAEKWLDHIEKTFQVMQSQGNLPANRWVETTTWFLGREPAAWWMNQARYMSPETAADWKVFKEHFMKRFVPPEYIDRKKQEFTRLKQRNMSAHEYYRKFTDLSRYDTDTAGNQGEMLRRFKLGSKKKWRTFANALPCADYHEYFEILVRMEDSDNLPDSEDDEDKNEGQKKNDKGKGISIPGPRQTQSFKKSGASSSSSSGGYSFTGPRRGGGRFSGGPRFQGQRDAGGSGAPWCRRCNSRHHGECRRGSGACFTCGQMGHRASQCPQGQQRPQQTNMPPPAPVQQSFGPGGYGQPSRGGAYHYQGDAAPYASGPYQYSQEPYPQAGYSQDFRGYSSYSSMPAGGSQWHQGGQPRQGEVATGGAGSSRQPSQPGQGRNPQGRGNQGNRGRGGRQQAQGRINHISLQEAQNHPDLIMGETYPEDDRIQGRHGGYDPSTYQF from the exons atgccgcctcgtagagagcgtaGAGAGTCCCGCCGTACTTCTGAACCTAATTTCCCGGATATTACTCAGTTAGGGGAAGCGATGGCCCAGGCTTTACAGAATGTGATTCGTCCTCCCCCTCCTCCGAGGACACCTCTGGAGACCATGTACAACTTGAAGTTAGATCGGTTTATGGGTAATGAAAGTCATGAGGGGGCAGAGAAATGGCTTGATCATATTGAGAAAACTTTccaggtgatgcagagtcaggggaatctcCCTGCTAATAGGTGGGTGGAGACCACCACTTGGTTTCTGGGTCGTGAACCAGCAGCATGGTGGATGAATCAGGCTAGGTATATGTCACCTGAGACGGCAGCCGACTGGAAAGTGTTCAAAGAGCATTTTATGAAGAGATTTGTCCCTCCTGAGTATATTGACCGTAAGAAGCAGGAATTCACCAGGTTGAAACAGAGAAATATGTCGGCACATGagtattatagaaagtttactgatttgtctcgttatgacactgatacagctggtaatcagggaGAGATGCTTCGACGTTTCAAGTTGGGATCTAAGAAGAAGTGGCGTACCTTTGCCAATGCACTCCCCTGCGCTGATTATCATGAATATTTCGAGATTCTGGTTAGGATGGAGGACTCTGATAATCTCCCTGACAGTGAGGATGACGAGGACAAGAATGAGGGTCAGAAGAAGAATGACAAAGGTAAGGGTATTTCTATTCCTGGACCTCGACAGACTCAGAGTTTTAAGAAGAGTGGAGcgagttcgagttcttctagTGGGGGATATAGTTTTACTGGCCCGAGGAGAGGTGGTGGAAGATTTTCTGGTGGACCCAGATTTCAGGGTCAGAGGGATGCTGGTGGATCTGGCGCTCCATGGTGCCGCCGTTGTAACTCCCGTCACCATGGTGAGTGTAGGAGAGGTTCTGGGGCTTGTTTTACGTGTGGGCAGATGGGACATCGGGCTTCTCAGTGCCCCCAGGGTCAGCAGAGACCGCAGCAGACTAATATGCCACCTCCAGCACCAGTTCAGCAGAGTTTTGGACCGGGTGGTTATGGCCAGCCGAGTCGTGGTGGTGCCTACCACTATCAGGGGGATGCTGCTCCGTATGCTTCCGGACCTTATCAGTATTCTCAGGAGCCTTATCCTCAGGCAGGGTATTCTCAGGATTTTAGAGGTTATTCTTCTTATTCCTCTATGCCAGCTGGTGGATCGCAGTGGCATCAGGGAGGCCAGCCCCGTCAGGGGGAAGTTGCTACTGGTGGTGCAGGATCATCCAGGCAGCCTAGTCAGCCAGGCCAGGGACGTAATCCTCAGGGACGAGGTAATCAGGGCAATAGAGGCCGAGGTGGACGACAGCAGGCTCAAGGGCGAATTAATCATATTTCTTTGCAGGAggctcagaaccatccagacttgattatgg gtgagacgtatcccgaggacgaccgcatccagggacgccacgggggttacgacccgtcgacttatca gttctag